Proteins found in one Desulforegula conservatrix Mb1Pa genomic segment:
- a CDS encoding acyl-[acyl-carrier-protein] thioesterase: protein MNPVFEKQYEVGFNEADYDGMLRPVSILDWFQNTASSQSYALGIPVTDLIARGLTWVVSRYRISIFKRSRWRDPVKVRTWRRPQLQDLSAPREFEIIAADGSVLVQATGYFNLIEIKTKKIISPIESIPNYPVLDKILYDYEAQLIGNVAEPDIVKIFDVRRSDLDMNKHVNNVNYVSWAIESVSDYVWENFWVSEIEVYFKKSAVYPDSVNVKTKKVSNDSKPEFLHCIKREGVDLAFVKTVWTKR from the coding sequence ATGAATCCAGTATTTGAAAAGCAGTATGAAGTTGGTTTTAATGAAGCAGACTATGATGGAATGCTCAGGCCGGTAAGCATCCTTGACTGGTTTCAAAACACGGCAAGCAGCCAGTCTTATGCCTTGGGTATACCTGTTACGGATCTTATTGCGCGCGGACTTACATGGGTCGTTTCTCGATACAGAATCTCCATATTTAAAAGATCAAGATGGAGAGACCCTGTAAAAGTCAGAACATGGAGACGTCCACAGTTGCAAGATCTATCTGCGCCAAGAGAGTTTGAAATAATAGCAGCAGACGGCAGTGTGCTTGTCCAGGCAACGGGCTATTTCAATCTCATCGAAATTAAGACAAAAAAAATTATTTCTCCTATTGAATCAATACCTAATTACCCCGTCCTTGATAAGATTCTTTATGACTATGAAGCCCAGTTAATTGGGAACGTTGCGGAGCCTGATATTGTAAAAATATTTGATGTCAGGCGAAGTGATCTTGATATGAACAAGCATGTCAATAATGTAAATTATGTTTCCTGGGCAATTGAATCAGTGTCTGATTATGTATGGGAAAATTTCTGGGTGTCTGAGATAGAGGTTTATTTTAAAAAATCCGCTGTTTACCCGGACTCTGTAAATGTGAAAACAAAAAAAGTCAGTAATGACTCTAAACCTGAGTTCCTTCACTGCATCAAAAGGGAAGGAGTTGATCTTGCATTTGTGAAAACAGTCTGGACAAAAAGATAG
- a CDS encoding DUF6485 family protein → MKQKNLANCTCSYESCSKKGICCECVSYHLNKRQVPGCFFSESAEKTYDRSFEHFARLVTEKKI, encoded by the coding sequence ATGAAGCAAAAAAACCTCGCAAACTGTACATGTTCATATGAGTCCTGCAGTAAAAAAGGAATATGTTGCGAATGTGTTTCATATCATCTTAATAAGAGGCAGGTGCCGGGCTGTTTTTTTTCAGAGTCGGCAGAAAAAACATATGACAGATCGTTTGAGCATTTTGCAAGGCTCGTGACGGAAAAGAAAATTTAG
- the typA gene encoding translational GTPase TypA, with translation MMRSENSIRNIAIIAHVDHGKTTLVDSMFQQSGIFRAGQQVNERIMDSMDLEREKGITIAAKNCSVIWNDLKINIIDTPGHADFGGEVERALSMADGAVLLVDASEGPLPQTRFVLKKTLEAGLKVIVVINKIDRKDARPDEVLDEIYDLFIDLGASDEQIDFPFMYAIGRDGVAMKEIDDERISLDPLFELIARIIPPPFTDLDAPFRMLVSDLGYSDYMGRLAIGKIHSGRVRPNDSLICFTESGSTVPAKISSIQAYGGLSLVPADVAVSGDIIVLSGIENIKIGDTIAAKDATAALPRITIDEPTVSMKFTTNDSPLVGQEGKWVQSSRLIERLRKETLRNVAIAVDETDEKDTFIVKGRGEFQMAILIETMRREGFELCVGRPEVIIKHDGDVKTEPIEHLYVDCAEEFMGVVTEKLSIKKGRMMNMVNNGKGRVRMEFSVPSRAIIGYRDEFLTDTKGTGIMNSILSGYEPYRGDFPTRFTGSIVCDRLGKAVAYGLFHLEPRGQLFVQPGDSVYEGMIIGEHNRPQDLDVNACKEKKLSNVRASGKDDNILLSPVKPMTLEKAINFIRDDEMVEVTPKSIRLRKTALGFHARKNFKPSA, from the coding sequence ATGATGAGATCAGAAAATTCGATAAGAAATATTGCAATTATCGCCCATGTTGACCATGGAAAGACAACACTTGTGGATTCCATGTTTCAGCAGAGTGGAATATTCAGGGCCGGACAGCAGGTAAATGAAAGAATAATGGACAGCATGGATCTCGAAAGGGAAAAAGGCATTACCATTGCTGCAAAAAATTGTTCAGTTATCTGGAACGACCTGAAGATAAATATAATCGACACTCCAGGCCATGCCGACTTTGGCGGAGAAGTTGAAAGAGCGCTTTCCATGGCTGATGGTGCAGTTCTTCTTGTCGATGCATCCGAAGGGCCTCTGCCACAGACAAGGTTCGTTCTCAAGAAAACCCTTGAGGCCGGTCTGAAGGTGATTGTTGTCATTAACAAGATAGATCGTAAAGATGCACGGCCAGACGAAGTTCTGGATGAAATATATGATCTATTTATAGATCTGGGCGCAAGCGACGAGCAGATTGATTTTCCGTTTATGTATGCAATTGGAAGAGACGGCGTTGCTATGAAGGAAATTGATGATGAACGTATATCACTCGACCCCCTTTTTGAGCTCATAGCAAGAATAATCCCTCCTCCTTTTACTGACCTGGATGCTCCTTTCAGAATGCTGGTTTCGGATCTCGGATATTCCGATTACATGGGAAGACTCGCCATCGGCAAGATTCACAGTGGTCGCGTACGTCCAAATGATAGCCTCATCTGTTTCACAGAATCAGGCAGCACCGTACCTGCAAAGATTTCATCCATACAGGCATATGGAGGACTTAGTCTTGTTCCTGCCGATGTAGCTGTGTCCGGAGACATCATTGTTCTTTCAGGAATTGAAAATATAAAAATAGGAGACACGATTGCGGCAAAAGATGCAACTGCCGCTCTTCCAAGAATAACAATAGACGAGCCTACTGTTTCAATGAAGTTCACGACCAATGATTCTCCTCTGGTCGGACAGGAAGGGAAGTGGGTTCAGTCAAGCAGGCTAATTGAAAGACTTCGTAAGGAAACACTCAGAAATGTTGCCATTGCCGTTGATGAAACAGATGAAAAAGACACCTTCATCGTTAAGGGCAGGGGCGAATTCCAGATGGCCATTCTCATCGAAACCATGAGACGCGAAGGTTTCGAGCTTTGCGTTGGCAGGCCCGAAGTTATTATCAAGCATGACGGAGATGTCAAGACCGAGCCAATTGAGCATCTTTACGTTGACTGTGCCGAAGAATTCATGGGCGTTGTTACAGAAAAACTGTCCATAAAAAAAGGCAGAATGATGAATATGGTCAACAACGGCAAGGGACGTGTCAGAATGGAGTTTTCCGTGCCATCCAGAGCAATAATCGGATACAGGGACGAGTTCCTTACAGACACAAAGGGAACCGGGATAATGAACTCCATTCTATCCGGATATGAGCCATATAGAGGCGATTTCCCGACAAGATTCACAGGCTCCATTGTTTGTGACAGACTGGGAAAGGCCGTCGCTTATGGTCTTTTTCACCTCGAACCAAGGGGGCAGCTGTTTGTTCAGCCTGGCGACAGTGTATATGAAGGCATGATCATAGGCGAACATAACAGGCCGCAGGATCTTGATGTTAACGCCTGCAAGGAGAAAAAGCTTTCCAATGTCAGGGCGTCTGGCAAGGATGACAATATTCTTCTTTCTCCTGTAAAACCAATGACACTTGAAAAGGCGATAAACTTCATTCGAGATGATGAAATGGTTGAGGTTACTCCAAAGTCAATAAGGCTCAGGAAAACCGCTCTCGGATTCCATGCGAGGAAGAACTTCAAACCTTCGGCATGA
- a CDS encoding alkylphosphonate utilization protein → MAVKDSNGNELNDGDSVQVIKDLKVKGSSITLKRGTSYKNIRLTSKDDEVECREGKSTIVLKTCFLKKM, encoded by the coding sequence ATGGCGGTAAAAGACAGCAACGGCAATGAGCTGAATGACGGAGATTCTGTCCAGGTAATAAAGGATTTGAAGGTAAAGGGATCATCCATTACTTTAAAGCGCGGAACTTCATACAAGAACATACGACTGACATCTAAGGATGATGAAGTTGAATGCCGTGAAGGAAAAAGCACCATAGTCCTCAAGACCTGTTTCCTGAAAAAAATGTAA
- the dapA gene encoding 4-hydroxy-tetrahydrodipicolinate synthase codes for MRAGCYTALATPFTSNGEAVDYEGLERLIDFQIKSGITGILAVGTTGESCTLTWDEHNKTVEITAKKTKNKCACIAGAGSNNTKESIEAAMHAMHAGVDSILLVDPYYNGPSSLEIRREYIEPVAKAFPSLTIIPYVIPGRTGAQMFPEDLAIAYRNCPNVKVVKEATGNLDNMRKTRKCCGDDFLIFSGDDGLTFEMMTDPQIKASGIISVASNIVPGPITRMTELLAEGTDTAKNEAEKIMNSVMPLFDIVTVVTKENTPFGEVTCRARNPLGLKTLMNILGMPSGPCRQPLGKMTKQGIDKLINIAKKVQTENPAVLKPVAEFFNTDISARLNDDSIIKALIYQEY; via the coding sequence ATGCGTGCAGGATGCTATACGGCACTGGCGACGCCTTTCACCTCAAACGGTGAAGCCGTGGACTATGAAGGACTTGAAAGACTCATCGACTTTCAGATCAAAAGCGGAATTACAGGAATTCTCGCTGTCGGAACAACGGGCGAGAGCTGTACCCTTACCTGGGATGAACATAATAAGACCGTTGAAATAACAGCCAAAAAAACAAAAAACAAATGTGCATGCATAGCAGGAGCGGGAAGCAACAATACAAAGGAATCCATTGAGGCAGCCATGCATGCAATGCACGCCGGAGTTGATTCAATCCTTCTTGTGGATCCGTATTATAATGGCCCGAGCAGTCTTGAAATCCGCAGGGAATATATAGAACCTGTTGCAAAGGCATTTCCGTCCCTGACCATCATACCCTATGTCATCCCGGGCAGAACCGGCGCCCAGATGTTTCCTGAAGACCTCGCAATCGCTTACAGAAACTGCCCCAATGTCAAGGTTGTTAAGGAAGCCACCGGCAATCTCGATAATATGAGAAAAACAAGAAAATGCTGCGGAGATGATTTCCTGATTTTCTCAGGAGATGACGGACTTACCTTCGAAATGATGACAGATCCGCAGATAAAAGCCTCTGGCATAATTTCAGTCGCATCAAATATTGTCCCCGGGCCGATAACAAGAATGACGGAACTTCTTGCAGAAGGAACGGATACTGCAAAAAATGAGGCTGAAAAGATAATGAATTCCGTAATGCCTCTTTTTGACATTGTTACTGTAGTGACCAAAGAAAATACACCATTCGGAGAAGTCACATGCAGGGCAAGAAATCCGCTTGGGCTGAAGACACTGATGAATATCCTTGGCATGCCATCAGGCCCATGCAGGCAGCCTCTAGGAAAAATGACAAAACAGGGAATAGACAAACTGATCAACATCGCCAAAAAGGTTCAGACCGAGAATCCTGCTGTCCTGAAACCAGTTGCTGAATTCTTTAATACTGATATTTCAGCAAGACTCAATGATGACTCTATAATAAAAGCGCTCATTTATCAGGAATATTGA
- a CDS encoding tetratricopeptide repeat protein, which yields MALANNAEEFIARQRVALASNPECGSTHYNLGVALMGLKRYEEAETEFNEAIACSPNLAEAYVQLGSIFLQRGDVESCLYWNQRSVKARAGFAPGYGNIGFLQLQQGNVEEAVKALQKAIVFNSKFIQAFVTLSTAYLMLGLVDESIEASRQALEIEPDFPIAFNNLAVAYLEKGDVSAADENAKKALSLGYEVAPQLLKDIENALAAKA from the coding sequence ATGGCCCTTGCAAACAATGCAGAAGAATTTATAGCAAGGCAAAGGGTTGCTTTGGCCTCAAATCCGGAATGCGGATCAACCCATTACAATCTGGGCGTCGCTCTGATGGGCTTGAAAAGATACGAAGAGGCAGAAACAGAATTCAATGAGGCAATAGCTTGTAGCCCGAATCTTGCGGAAGCTTATGTGCAGCTTGGATCAATATTTCTCCAGAGGGGAGATGTGGAAAGCTGTCTTTACTGGAATCAGAGATCAGTAAAAGCAAGAGCGGGTTTCGCTCCAGGATATGGAAATATCGGTTTTCTCCAGCTTCAGCAGGGAAATGTGGAGGAAGCTGTCAAAGCTCTTCAAAAAGCCATTGTCTTTAACTCCAAATTCATCCAGGCATTTGTTACGCTCTCAACTGCCTATCTTATGCTTGGGCTTGTTGATGAAAGCATAGAGGCAAGCAGGCAGGCCCTGGAAATAGAACCGGATTTTCCGATTGCTTTCAATAATCTTGCTGTTGCTTACCTTGAGAAAGGTGATGTCTCCGCTGCTGATGAAAATGCAAAAAAAGCCCTGTCTCTAGGTTATGAGGTTGCCCCTCAGCTGCTAAAAGACATTGAAAACGCTCTTGCGGCAAAGGCATAG
- the dsrA gene encoding dissimilatory-type sulfite reductase subunit alpha → MKFKHATPLLDQLESGPWPSFVSDMKLEAEFRAKNEQGIDFQIPSDTVEDLLGILELSYKHGRTHWKHGGIVGVFGYGGGVIGRYCDQPENFPGVQAFHTVRVNQPSGKYYTTDYLRKLMDIWQLRGSGITNMHGATGDIIFLGTTTPQLEEIFYELTHNVNQDLGGSGSNLRTPADCLGSSRCEYACYDTNALCYFLTQTYQDELHRPAFPYKFKFKMDGCPNCCVASIARSDMAFVGTWKDEIRIDQEAVQAYIGGEIPANGGAFKGSRDWGPFDIQKEVIDLCPTECMWMEGKTLKIDNKECTRCMHCINAMPRALRVGKDTGLSILVGAKAPIVDGAQMGTLLAPFVEVKPEEDYSAVTEVIENIWNWWMEEGKNRERLGELIIRQGFQKALEVCNITPQPCHVEYPRTNPYIFWKEEEVPGGWVNDIEEYRKHHLR, encoded by the coding sequence ATGAAGTTCAAACACGCGACCCCGTTGTTGGACCAGCTGGAGTCCGGGCCATGGCCAAGCTTTGTTTCGGATATGAAGCTGGAAGCGGAATTCCGTGCGAAAAATGAGCAGGGAATTGATTTCCAGATCCCAAGCGACACTGTTGAAGATCTGCTTGGTATTCTCGAACTGTCCTATAAACATGGACGTACCCACTGGAAACATGGTGGAATCGTAGGCGTATTTGGTTACGGCGGTGGTGTTATCGGCCGTTACTGTGACCAGCCTGAAAATTTCCCTGGCGTACAGGCGTTCCATACTGTCCGTGTTAACCAGCCTTCAGGTAAATACTACACCACCGATTATCTTCGCAAGCTCATGGATATCTGGCAGCTCCGCGGCTCAGGTATCACAAACATGCATGGAGCAACCGGTGACATTATTTTCCTTGGCACCACAACTCCTCAGCTTGAAGAAATTTTCTACGAGCTTACACACAACGTAAATCAGGACCTTGGTGGTTCAGGTTCCAACCTGAGAACCCCTGCTGACTGTCTTGGTTCTTCACGTTGCGAATATGCATGTTATGATACCAACGCACTCTGCTATTTCCTTACCCAGACATACCAGGATGAGCTTCACAGACCAGCGTTCCCATACAAGTTCAAGTTCAAGATGGACGGATGCCCTAACTGCTGCGTCGCTTCAATAGCTCGTTCTGACATGGCCTTTGTTGGTACATGGAAAGATGAAATCCGTATAGATCAGGAAGCTGTTCAGGCTTATATCGGCGGCGAAATTCCTGCAAATGGCGGCGCATTCAAAGGCAGCCGTGATTGGGGTCCTTTCGACATTCAGAAAGAAGTTATTGATCTTTGCCCAACCGAATGTATGTGGATGGAAGGCAAAACCCTTAAGATTGACAATAAAGAATGTACACGCTGCATGCACTGCATCAACGCAATGCCTCGCGCTCTCAGAGTTGGTAAGGATACCGGCCTTTCAATTCTTGTTGGTGCAAAGGCTCCAATCGTTGACGGCGCTCAGATGGGTACACTTCTTGCTCCTTTTGTTGAAGTTAAACCTGAAGAAGATTACTCGGCAGTTACCGAAGTTATCGAAAATATCTGGAACTGGTGGATGGAAGAAGGCAAGAACCGTGAACGTCTTGGCGAGCTTATAATCCGTCAGGGCTTCCAGAAGGCTCTCGAAGTGTGCAATATCACTCCACAGCCTTGCCATGTCGAATACCCACGTACCAACCCGTACATCTTCTGGAAAGAAGAAGAAGTACCTGGCGGCTGGGTGAATGACATTGAAGAATACAGAAAACATCACCTGAGATAA
- the dsrB gene encoding dissimilatory-type sulfite reductase subunit beta, whose product MAFISSGFNPDKPLENRITDIGPRDFNEFYPPVIARNKGKWLYHEIIEPGVLVHVSETGEEVYTVRVGAARLMSGTLIREICDIADKHCDGHLRFTTRNNIEFMVDSKDKVAPLKADLASRKFPGGSFKFPIGGTGCGVTNIVHTQGWLHCHTPASDASGTVKATMDVLFKDFQDMRLPAQLRVSMACCLNMCGAVHCSDIAILGYHRKPPKMDHEYLDKLCEIPLAIAACPTAAIKPKKITLDSGAIVNSIDVNQDRCMYCGNCYTMCPSLPLADTEGDGIVLMAGGKVSNRISAPKFSKVVVAFIENDMPRWPKMTQTISRMVEAYASGARKYERFGDWAERIGWERFFEKCEIEFTHHLIDDFRDHAYHTWRQTTQFKF is encoded by the coding sequence ATGGCATTCATTTCTTCAGGATTTAATCCGGATAAGCCTTTGGAGAACCGCATCACTGACATCGGTCCAAGGGATTTCAACGAATTTTACCCTCCAGTTATTGCAAGAAACAAGGGTAAATGGCTTTATCATGAAATCATTGAGCCAGGCGTTCTGGTTCATGTTTCTGAAACAGGCGAAGAAGTATATACAGTTCGTGTTGGTGCTGCGCGCCTTATGAGCGGTACCCTCATTCGTGAAATATGCGATATAGCTGACAAGCATTGTGATGGCCACCTTCGTTTCACCACAAGAAACAACATAGAGTTCATGGTTGATTCCAAGGACAAGGTTGCTCCTCTTAAGGCTGATCTTGCAAGCCGCAAGTTTCCTGGCGGATCTTTCAAGTTCCCAATCGGTGGGACTGGCTGCGGCGTTACCAACATAGTTCATACCCAGGGCTGGCTCCACTGCCATACTCCTGCGTCTGACGCATCTGGTACCGTTAAGGCAACAATGGACGTTCTTTTCAAGGACTTCCAGGATATGAGACTTCCTGCACAGCTTCGTGTTTCTATGGCTTGCTGCCTTAACATGTGCGGTGCTGTTCATTGTTCTGATATCGCTATCCTTGGCTATCATCGTAAGCCGCCAAAGATGGACCATGAGTATCTTGACAAGCTTTGTGAAATTCCTTTGGCGATTGCTGCATGTCCAACAGCAGCCATCAAGCCTAAGAAGATCACCCTTGATAGCGGTGCCATTGTTAACTCGATAGATGTTAACCAGGACAGATGTATGTACTGCGGTAACTGCTACACCATGTGTCCTTCTCTTCCGCTTGCGGATACCGAAGGTGACGGTATAGTTCTTATGGCTGGTGGTAAGGTTTCTAACCGTATCTCAGCTCCTAAGTTCTCCAAGGTTGTTGTTGCTTTCATTGAAAACGACATGCCTCGCTGGCCAAAAATGACCCAGACCATATCACGTATGGTTGAAGCATATGCAAGCGGCGCACGTAAGTATGAGCGTTTCGGTGACTGGGCAGAGCGTATTGGCTGGGAGCGTTTCTTCGAAAAATGCGAAATCGAATTTACTCACCATCTGATTGACGATTTCCGTGATCACGCTTACCACACCTGGCGTCAAACCACACAGTTCAAGTTCTAA
- a CDS encoding dissimilatory sulfite reductase D family protein: MAVPENAKELIIEGLTKKTKTKSKFYLKDFNEFLPGCNPREVKNVVNSLVADGTLEYWSSGSSTMIGLKGMGKQAATENE, encoded by the coding sequence ATGGCAGTTCCAGAAAACGCAAAAGAACTCATCATTGAAGGTCTTACAAAGAAGACAAAGACCAAGTCGAAGTTTTATCTTAAGGATTTCAATGAATTTCTTCCTGGATGCAACCCACGCGAAGTTAAGAATGTAGTTAACTCTCTTGTTGCTGATGGAACCCTTGAATACTGGTCAAGCGGAAGCTCTACTATGATCGGTCTCAAGGGCATGGGCAAGCAGGCGGCTACTGAAAACGAATAG
- a CDS encoding cobyrinate a,c-diamide synthase, producing MIQSDVFPRFVISALRGGSGKTIVSIGLIAALKESGKIIAPFKKGPDYIDAGWLALAAGRPCHNLDTFLITPDNVKKSFLSKALHSDISVIEGNRGLFDGIDMSGNTSTAEIAKLLDAPVILCLDCTKTTRTMAAVVCGCKAFEPDIRIAGIVLNRVAGPRHEGILTKTIEHHSGIPIVGAIPKLSSDDFPERHMGLIPTHEHQGAMESINAAKRAATKYINLEKILDIANSAPSMQTQYEQLADLTSSAEIRIGVLRDSAFQFYYPDNIDCFTSRGAEIIYISPLKDKELPEIDALYIGGGFPETHAKELSDNASFRESLKNKIEEGLPVYAECGGLMFLGRTIETDSKKHEMSGIFPLDFTISKKPQGHGYVIASPDQPNIWFDEGVEVKGHEFRYSKVEYCGCSDKDMIYRMKRGVGIINGRDGLSYKNTLASYMHIHALGASQWIESMLRNAKTYKQSK from the coding sequence ATGATTCAGTCCGATGTGTTCCCAAGATTTGTTATCTCCGCACTCAGAGGCGGCTCCGGAAAGACTATTGTATCGATCGGACTGATAGCAGCTCTCAAAGAGTCAGGAAAGATAATTGCGCCCTTCAAAAAAGGGCCTGACTATATTGACGCGGGCTGGCTGGCCCTCGCGGCCGGCCGGCCCTGTCACAATCTGGACACCTTTCTGATTACCCCTGATAACGTCAAAAAATCCTTTTTATCCAAAGCACTACATTCAGATATTTCTGTTATTGAAGGAAACCGCGGTCTTTTTGATGGAATAGACATGTCTGGAAATACAAGCACTGCCGAAATTGCAAAGCTGCTCGACGCTCCTGTAATACTCTGTCTTGACTGCACAAAAACCACAAGAACCATGGCTGCCGTCGTATGCGGATGCAAGGCTTTTGAGCCTGATATAAGAATAGCGGGTATAGTTCTTAACAGGGTTGCAGGACCAAGGCACGAGGGTATTCTCACCAAAACCATAGAGCATCATAGCGGAATTCCAATAGTTGGAGCTATTCCAAAGCTCAGCAGCGATGATTTTCCGGAAAGGCATATGGGGCTTATTCCCACCCATGAGCATCAGGGCGCCATGGAATCGATTAACGCTGCAAAGCGGGCTGCAACCAAATATATTAATTTAGAAAAAATTCTGGATATTGCAAACTCAGCTCCCTCAATGCAAACTCAATATGAGCAGCTTGCTGACCTGACATCATCAGCTGAAATAAGGATAGGAGTTCTCAGGGATTCTGCATTTCAGTTTTATTATCCTGATAATATTGATTGTTTTACATCAAGAGGGGCCGAGATTATCTATATAAGCCCCTTAAAAGATAAAGAGCTTCCGGAAATTGATGCTCTGTATATTGGCGGAGGTTTTCCTGAAACCCATGCTAAAGAGCTTTCAGATAATGCTTCGTTCAGGGAATCGCTTAAGAACAAGATAGAAGAAGGACTGCCTGTATACGCTGAATGCGGTGGCCTCATGTTTCTTGGAAGAACCATAGAAACAGATTCAAAAAAGCATGAGATGTCAGGTATTTTCCCCCTTGATTTTACAATATCCAAAAAACCCCAGGGCCATGGATATGTGATTGCAAGTCCTGATCAGCCAAATATCTGGTTTGATGAGGGTGTTGAAGTAAAAGGGCATGAATTCAGGTATTCAAAGGTTGAATATTGCGGATGCAGCGACAAGGATATGATTTACAGAATGAAGAGGGGCGTTGGCATAATAAACGGCCGGGATGGCCTCTCTTATAAAAATACCCTTGCTTCTTATATGCATATCCACGCTCTTGGTGCGAGCCAGTGGATAGAATCAATGTTAAGAAACGCAAAAACTTACAAACAATCAAAATAA
- the tatC gene encoding twin-arginine translocase subunit TatC: MQDADSNYENVALPFTAHLEELRWRLLRCVIAIAIGFGISYFYKEEIFNILMIPLLKAMNNHGKIIFTGLTEAFFTYLKVALISGIMLAFPYLAFEFWMFVTPGLYKHEKRILAPAIFLSAFFFIGGALFGYFAAFPFGFEFFLSFTNEHIEALPSMKEYMSLASLMLLAFGAVFEMPLVVTIMARLGIVSPGFLSKNRKYAVIIIFIIAAIITPGPDVMSQCIMAGPLLILYEISIIGAKIFGKERQKQDEDDKAEVFEE; encoded by the coding sequence ATGCAGGATGCTGATTCAAATTATGAAAACGTGGCTCTTCCTTTTACCGCTCATTTAGAAGAGCTAAGATGGCGGCTTCTGAGATGTGTCATCGCTATTGCGATCGGCTTCGGGATTTCCTATTTTTATAAAGAGGAAATCTTCAATATACTCATGATTCCTCTTCTCAAGGCCATGAACAATCATGGAAAGATCATATTTACCGGTCTCACAGAAGCTTTTTTCACTTATCTTAAAGTAGCTTTGATTTCCGGCATCATGCTGGCCTTTCCATATTTGGCCTTCGAATTCTGGATGTTTGTGACTCCAGGACTTTATAAGCATGAAAAAAGAATTCTTGCCCCCGCAATTTTTCTTTCAGCCTTTTTTTTCATTGGAGGAGCACTTTTCGGCTATTTTGCTGCTTTCCCTTTCGGATTTGAATTTTTTCTAAGTTTTACAAATGAGCATATTGAAGCATTACCTTCCATGAAGGAGTACATGAGTCTTGCGTCCCTCATGCTTCTTGCATTTGGTGCTGTTTTCGAAATGCCTCTTGTGGTTACTATAATGGCCAGGCTTGGAATTGTAAGCCCGGGTTTTCTGAGCAAAAACAGGAAATATGCTGTTATCATCATTTTTATCATAGCAGCAATTATTACTCCTGGTCCTGATGTGATGAGTCAGTGCATAATGGCAGGCCCACTTCTCATTCTCTATGAAATAAGCATTATCGGAGCAAAAATATTTGGCAAAGAAAGGCAAAAACAAGACGAAGATGATAAAGCCGAGGTTTTTGAAGAATAA
- the tatA gene encoding twin-arginine translocase TatA/TatE family subunit, whose translation MFGIGIQELLLIFVVAMIVLGPKKLPELAKTLGRAAREFKKASNDLKTAIGLDEDDEVENKTKYSKKTDTVTVSEDMPSSEPSDEIKKHACTEDDHAGC comes from the coding sequence ATGTTTGGAATAGGAATACAGGAACTGCTTCTGATATTTGTTGTGGCAATGATTGTTCTTGGGCCAAAAAAGCTACCTGAACTTGCAAAAACCCTTGGAAGGGCTGCTCGAGAATTCAAAAAAGCATCCAATGATCTTAAAACTGCCATCGGCCTGGACGAAGATGACGAAGTCGAGAATAAGACAAAATATTCTAAAAAAACCGACACAGTTACAGTTTCCGAAGATATGCCTTCTTCCGAGCCTTCCGATGAAATAAAAAAACATGCCTGCACGGAGGATGATCATGCAGGATGCTGA